A single window of Bordetella genomosp. 11 DNA harbors:
- a CDS encoding PA0069 family radical SAM protein: protein MARTDHSVFAGSGSPAAAPAALRGRGAVTNVRHRFQRDERSAADPADEPALADSVPGSPPGSAPTSVPIYQFAPGQPRSGHPGYPVYPIAADAGEGGEPSQRGPTTQVMVEQARKLLSRNDSPDVPFDRAINTYRGCEHGCAYCYARPTHAYLGYSPGLDFETRLIAKANAVDALRAELARPGYRAEPVNIGSATDVYQPIERTWRLTRGVLELLLETGHPLTIVTKNALIERDLDILKALAQRNLVAVYISITSLDADLSRSLEPRASAPWRRLQAVKTLADAGVPVGVLAAPIIPFINDEFLERIIEEAAQAGAYYASYTVIRLPWEVKPVFEEWLQAHFPDRAERVLHRIEDMREGKRNDARFGTRMRGTGIWSDLLRQRFDVAVRRAGLNRRRLQLDTQQFIAPAPFSRSRGPGFAHGPAPARQLGLFD from the coding sequence ATGGCACGTACCGATCATTCCGTTTTTGCCGGTTCTGGGTCCCCGGCTGCCGCCCCCGCCGCCTTGCGCGGTCGGGGTGCGGTTACTAATGTTCGGCATCGCTTCCAGCGCGATGAACGCAGCGCAGCGGATCCGGCAGACGAGCCGGCGCTGGCCGACTCGGTCCCCGGTTCTCCCCCCGGTTCTGCCCCTACTTCAGTCCCTATTTATCAGTTCGCCCCCGGCCAACCCCGGTCCGGACACCCCGGATACCCGGTGTATCCGATCGCTGCCGACGCGGGCGAGGGCGGCGAGCCGAGCCAGCGCGGGCCCACGACGCAGGTCATGGTCGAACAGGCGCGCAAGCTGCTGTCGCGCAACGATTCGCCCGATGTTCCCTTCGACCGGGCGATCAATACCTACCGTGGCTGCGAACATGGCTGTGCATACTGCTATGCCCGGCCCACCCATGCTTACCTGGGGTATTCCCCCGGGCTGGATTTCGAGACCCGGCTCATCGCCAAGGCCAACGCGGTGGACGCCCTGCGTGCGGAACTCGCCCGCCCGGGGTACCGCGCGGAACCGGTCAATATCGGCTCCGCCACGGACGTCTACCAGCCTATCGAACGTACGTGGCGCCTGACACGGGGCGTGCTGGAACTGCTCCTGGAAACCGGGCATCCCCTGACGATCGTTACCAAGAATGCCCTCATCGAACGCGATCTGGATATCCTGAAGGCGCTCGCGCAGCGCAACCTTGTGGCGGTCTACATCAGCATCACATCGCTGGACGCCGATCTTTCGCGTAGCCTGGAGCCACGCGCTTCGGCGCCCTGGCGGCGGCTGCAGGCCGTCAAAACCTTGGCGGATGCCGGCGTTCCGGTGGGCGTGCTGGCTGCACCCATCATTCCCTTCATCAACGACGAATTTCTCGAGCGCATCATCGAAGAGGCCGCCCAGGCGGGCGCCTACTACGCCAGCTATACCGTGATCCGGCTGCCCTGGGAAGTGAAGCCTGTTTTCGAGGAATGGTTACAGGCGCATTTTCCCGATCGCGCCGAACGCGTCCTCCACCGCATCGAAGACATGCGGGAAGGCAAGCGCAACGACGCCCGTTTCGGCACCCGCATGCGCGGTACCGGCATCTGGTCCGATCTGCTGCGCCAGCGCTTTGATGTGGCGGTACGCCGGGCGGGGCTCAACCGTCGGCGCCTGCAACTGGATACCCAACAATTTATTGCTCCGGCCCCTTTTTCCCGTTCCAGGGGGCCGGGCTTTGCTCATGGACCTGCGCCCGCGAGGCAGCTGGGTCTATTCGACTAA
- the paaA gene encoding 1,2-phenylacetyl-CoA epoxidase subunit PaaA — protein sequence MDAHAPETGHSHAVADADPAEQAFQQRIDAGVRVEPRDAMPDAYRRTLIRQISQHAHSEIVGMLPEGNWISRAPTLKRKAILLAKVQDECGHGLYLYSAAETLGTSRDAMIADLHSGKAKYSSIFNYPTLSWADIGMIGWLVDGSAIINQIPLCRCSYGPYARAMVRICKEESFHQRQGYDLLIQMCLHGTPEQKAMCQDALDRWWWPALMMFGPPDAESPNSARSTRWRIKLFSNDELRQKMVDQSVPQAEYLGLRIPDPALRWNAERGHYDFGEIDWTEFRVVLDGHGPCNRERLQARVRAHEEGAWVRDAMAAHAEKQRARKAA from the coding sequence ATGGACGCGCACGCACCAGAAACCGGGCATTCCCATGCGGTCGCCGATGCGGATCCGGCGGAGCAGGCATTCCAGCAGCGCATCGACGCCGGCGTACGCGTCGAGCCGCGGGACGCCATGCCGGATGCCTACCGCCGGACGCTGATCCGCCAGATCTCGCAGCATGCGCACTCCGAGATCGTCGGCATGCTGCCGGAGGGCAACTGGATATCGCGCGCACCCACCCTCAAGCGCAAGGCCATCCTTCTGGCCAAGGTGCAGGACGAGTGCGGGCACGGGCTATATCTTTACAGCGCCGCCGAAACCCTGGGCACCTCGCGCGACGCGATGATCGCGGACCTGCACAGCGGCAAGGCCAAATATTCGAGCATCTTCAATTACCCCACCTTGTCGTGGGCCGACATCGGCATGATCGGTTGGCTGGTGGACGGTTCGGCCATCATCAACCAGATTCCGCTGTGCCGCTGTTCGTACGGGCCCTATGCCCGCGCAATGGTCCGCATCTGCAAGGAAGAATCCTTCCACCAGCGGCAGGGCTATGACCTGCTCATCCAGATGTGCCTGCACGGCACGCCGGAACAGAAAGCCATGTGCCAGGATGCGCTGGATCGCTGGTGGTGGCCGGCCCTGATGATGTTCGGGCCGCCCGACGCGGAATCGCCGAACAGCGCGCGCTCCACGCGCTGGCGCATCAAGCTTTTCTCCAATGACGAGCTGCGCCAGAAGATGGTCGACCAGTCGGTGCCGCAGGCGGAATACCTGGGCTTGCGGATTCCGGATCCGGCCTTGCGCTGGAACGCGGAACGAGGGCATTACGACTTCGGGGAAATCGACTGGACGGAATTCCGCGTCGTGCTGGATGGCCATGGGCCCTGCAACCGCGAACGCCTGCAGGCGCGCGTGCGCGCACACGAAGAAGGCGCCTGGGTGCGCGACGCCATGGCTGCCCATGCCGAAAAACAGCGGGCGCGCAAGGCCGCCTGA
- the paaC gene encoding 1,2-phenylacetyl-CoA epoxidase subunit PaaC has translation MDRCLFDFALRMGDTTLILSQRLSAWCGHGPILEEDLALTNTALDLLGQARLWLTLAAEAEGAGRDEDQLAYLRDAHEFRNALLVERPNGDYGDTMARQFFFDTWHYFLLDRLSSSSEPRVAAIAEKAVKEAAYHARRSADIVVRLGDGTPESHGRMQAAVDAAWPYTGELFADDDTDAQACRRGIACPLAELRDPWLAQVRAVLEEATLALPDEALARHAAYRGGRQGRHTEALGPLLAEMQFLQRAYPGAAW, from the coding sequence ATGGACCGCTGTCTGTTCGATTTCGCGCTGCGCATGGGCGATACGACGCTGATCCTGTCGCAAAGGCTGTCCGCCTGGTGCGGCCACGGCCCCATCCTGGAAGAAGACCTGGCGCTTACCAATACGGCGCTGGACCTGCTGGGGCAGGCCCGCCTGTGGCTGACGCTGGCCGCCGAGGCGGAAGGGGCGGGGCGCGATGAAGACCAGCTTGCCTATCTGCGCGACGCCCATGAGTTTCGCAATGCGCTGCTGGTGGAAAGGCCCAATGGCGACTATGGCGATACGATGGCGCGCCAGTTCTTTTTCGATACCTGGCACTACTTTCTTTTGGACCGGCTGTCGTCGTCGTCCGAGCCTCGGGTGGCGGCTATCGCGGAAAAAGCGGTAAAGGAGGCGGCATACCATGCGCGCCGTTCCGCCGATATCGTCGTGCGCCTGGGCGATGGCACGCCGGAAAGCCACGGCCGCATGCAGGCGGCCGTGGATGCCGCGTGGCCCTATACGGGCGAACTCTTCGCCGACGACGACACCGACGCGCAAGCCTGCCGGCGCGGTATCGCCTGCCCGCTTGCCGAGCTGCGGGATCCCTGGCTGGCGCAGGTACGCGCGGTGCTGGAAGAAGCCACCCTGGCCTTGCCGGACGAAGCGCTGGCGCGTCACGCCGCCTATCGCGGTGGACGGCAGGGACGGCACACCGAGGCGCTGGGGCCCTTGCTGGCCGAAATGCAGTTCCTGCAACGCGCTTATCCGGGGGCCGCATGGTAG
- the rplS gene encoding 50S ribosomal protein L19 encodes MNLIDILEQEEIKRLTADKTMPSFAPGDTVIVNVNVVEGTRKRVQAFEGVVIAKRNRGLNSAFIVRKISSGQAVERTFQLYSPQIASIEVKRRGDVRRAKLYYLRDRSGKSARIKEKLVSRQAAAQSAKAAETAAS; translated from the coding sequence ATGAACCTTATCGATATCCTGGAACAGGAAGAAATCAAGCGCCTGACCGCCGACAAGACGATGCCGTCTTTCGCGCCCGGCGACACCGTGATCGTCAACGTCAATGTCGTCGAAGGTACGCGCAAGCGCGTGCAGGCGTTCGAAGGCGTCGTTATCGCCAAGCGCAACCGTGGGCTGAATTCCGCCTTCATCGTGCGCAAGATCTCGTCGGGCCAGGCCGTGGAACGGACCTTCCAGTTGTACTCGCCGCAGATCGCCTCTATCGAGGTGAAGCGCCGTGGTGACGTTCGCCGCGCCAAGCTGTACTACCTGCGCGACCGTTCGGGCAAGTCCGCTCGTATCAAGGAAAAGCTGGTCAGCCGTCAGGCTGCCGCGCAATCGGCCAAGGCTGCCGAGACCGCAGCGTCCTGA
- the orn gene encoding oligoribonuclease, with protein sequence MALNENRLVWLDMEMTGLDPEKERIIEVAVVVTEPDLTIVAEGPALAIHQPDSLLDAMDNWNKSTHGKSGLIDKVKASTISEAQAEDILIAFLSQHVPAGKSPLCGNTISQDRRFMFRYMPRLEQFFHYRNLDVSTLKELARRWRPDVYKSFEKKSRHEALADIHDSIDELKHYREHFLKV encoded by the coding sequence ATGGCTCTGAACGAGAACCGCCTGGTCTGGCTCGACATGGAGATGACGGGCCTGGATCCGGAAAAAGAACGCATTATCGAAGTGGCCGTGGTGGTGACGGAGCCGGACCTGACCATCGTGGCCGAAGGGCCGGCGCTGGCCATACACCAGCCCGACAGCCTGCTGGACGCGATGGACAATTGGAACAAGTCCACTCACGGGAAAAGCGGCCTTATCGACAAGGTGAAGGCGTCCACCATCAGCGAAGCCCAGGCCGAAGACATCCTGATCGCCTTTCTGTCGCAACACGTCCCGGCCGGCAAGTCGCCGCTGTGCGGCAACACCATCAGCCAGGACCGGCGCTTCATGTTCCGCTATATGCCCCGGCTGGAGCAATTCTTCCATTACCGCAACCTGGATGTCAGCACTTTGAAGGAACTGGCGCGCCGCTGGCGGCCGGACGTCTACAAAAGTTTCGAGAAAAAAAGCCGGCATGAAGCCCTGGCCGACATCCACGATTCCATCGACGAGCTGAAGCACTACCGCGAGCATTTCCTCAAGGTGTGA
- the rsgA gene encoding ribosome small subunit-dependent GTPase A codes for MADGALRQCFPRGKKAGAAVGDRVRIAPQGRDEGAIEQILPRSNLLYRSDEMRAKQFAANVDRLFIVVAVLPTFSDDLAGRALAGAWSAGITPLIVLNKIDLHEGLDEARARLAPLARLGVPVLEVSALQPEAARQTLYPHMKGHVSLLLGQSGMGKSTLLNDLIPGTNAATREHSIALDMGRHTTTSTRLYHLPEGGDLIDSPGFQAFGLQHLSREEIERGFPEFAPYAAQCRFYNCTHQHEPGCGVLQALAEKRIDPARHALYLRILNENAAAPRY; via the coding sequence ATGGCCGACGGCGCGCTGCGGCAGTGTTTTCCACGCGGCAAGAAAGCCGGCGCTGCCGTGGGCGATCGGGTGCGCATCGCTCCGCAGGGCCGCGACGAAGGCGCCATCGAGCAGATCCTGCCGCGCAGCAACCTGCTGTACCGCTCCGACGAGATGCGCGCCAAGCAATTCGCCGCGAATGTCGATCGGCTGTTCATCGTCGTGGCCGTCCTGCCGACCTTCTCCGACGACCTCGCCGGCCGCGCGCTGGCGGGGGCGTGGAGCGCGGGCATCACGCCATTGATTGTCCTGAACAAGATCGATCTGCACGAGGGCCTGGACGAGGCACGCGCCAGGCTGGCGCCCCTGGCCCGCCTGGGGGTACCCGTGCTGGAAGTCAGCGCCCTGCAGCCCGAGGCGGCGCGCCAGACGCTATACCCGCATATGAAGGGACATGTCAGCCTGCTGCTGGGCCAGAGCGGCATGGGCAAATCGACGCTGCTCAATGACCTGATACCCGGGACCAATGCCGCCACGCGCGAACATTCGATCGCCTTGGACATGGGCAGGCATACCACGACCAGCACGCGCCTTTACCATCTGCCCGAAGGCGGAGACCTGATCGATTCCCCGGGCTTCCAGGCGTTCGGCCTGCAGCATCTGTCGCGCGAGGAAATCGAACGGGGTTTTCCGGAGTTCGCCCCCTACGCGGCGCAATGCCGCTTCTACAACTGCACGCACCAGCACGAGCCCGGCTGCGGTGTCCTGCAAGCGCTTGCGGAAAAGCGGATCGACCCGGCCCGCCACGCCCTGTACCTGCGCATCCTGAACGAAAACGCCGCGGCACCGCGCTATTGA
- a CDS encoding M48 family metallopeptidase, whose protein sequence is MLTLLFVALLLVDIGIRLWLSTRQIRHVARHRDRVPSEFSSRIGLASHQRAADYTVARVRLGIVERVFDAAVLIALTLLGGLQAIDLFAGRLTDNDFLRQLLLLVITGLLLGVLELPFTVWRQFRLEARFGFNRMTPALFVSDMLKGILLTAAIGLPLVAAILWLMGKAGSLWWIWAWGVWVGFSLLTLLLFPMVIAPLFNKFTPLADQDLSARIRKLVQRCGFAINGLFVMDGSRRSGHGNAYFTGFGKSRRIVFFDTLLARLNGDEIEAVLAHELGHFARRHITRRIALSFALALGFFALLGWLARQPWFYEQLGVLPRLDGRNDAMALLLFFLVVPVFTFLFTPIASWYSRRDEFQADDYAARQSSADQLVSALVKLYDDNAATLTPDPVHSAFYDSHPPAAVRIRHLAAAAR, encoded by the coding sequence ATGCTGACACTGCTGTTCGTTGCACTCCTGCTCGTCGATATCGGCATCAGGCTCTGGCTGTCCACGCGGCAAATCCGCCATGTCGCCCGCCACCGGGACCGCGTGCCCTCCGAATTCTCCAGCCGCATCGGGCTGGCCAGCCACCAGCGGGCCGCCGACTACACGGTCGCGCGCGTCCGGCTGGGTATCGTGGAACGCGTTTTCGACGCCGCGGTGCTGATCGCCCTGACTTTGCTTGGCGGGCTCCAGGCCATCGACCTGTTTGCCGGGCGGCTGACGGACAACGACTTCCTGCGCCAGCTGCTGCTGCTGGTCATCACCGGACTGCTGCTGGGCGTGCTGGAACTGCCCTTCACCGTGTGGCGGCAGTTCAGGCTGGAAGCGCGCTTCGGGTTCAACCGGATGACGCCGGCCCTGTTCGTCTCGGACATGCTCAAGGGGATACTGCTGACCGCCGCGATCGGCCTGCCGCTGGTGGCTGCCATCCTCTGGCTGATGGGCAAGGCCGGCTCGCTGTGGTGGATCTGGGCCTGGGGTGTATGGGTGGGATTCAGCCTGCTGACGCTGCTACTGTTTCCCATGGTCATCGCTCCCCTGTTCAACAAGTTCACGCCGCTGGCCGACCAGGACCTGTCCGCCCGCATCCGGAAACTGGTGCAGCGTTGCGGGTTCGCCATCAACGGGCTATTCGTCATGGACGGATCGCGGCGCTCCGGCCACGGCAACGCGTATTTCACCGGCTTCGGCAAGTCCCGCCGCATCGTTTTCTTCGACACCCTGCTGGCGCGCCTGAACGGCGACGAGATCGAAGCGGTGCTGGCCCACGAACTCGGGCACTTCGCGCGGCGGCACATCACCCGCCGTATCGCGCTCAGCTTCGCTCTCGCCCTGGGATTCTTCGCGCTATTGGGATGGCTGGCCCGCCAGCCCTGGTTCTACGAGCAACTGGGCGTCCTGCCGCGCCTGGACGGCCGCAACGATGCGATGGCGCTGCTGCTCTTCTTCCTGGTCGTGCCGGTCTTCACGTTCCTGTTCACGCCCATCGCCAGTTGGTACTCGCGGCGCGACGAGTTCCAGGCCGACGACTACGCGGCACGCCAGAGTTCCGCCGACCAACTGGTGTCGGCGCTGGTCAAGCTGTATGACGACAACGCAGCCACGTTGACGCCGGATCCCGTGCATTCCGCGTTCTACGACAGCCATCCTCCGGCGGCGGTGCGCATCCGCCATCTGGCCGCGGCCGCTCGATGA
- a CDS encoding CoA pyrophosphatase, with the protein MPDQPASSRPRRPIVRPAFDAAVQPWVAANEGLLPVPPQALAAEELRRVLQHPAGWPAQLPLNGDVRYPGREGPPVLAAVLIPLVMREEGVSVMLTQRTAHLHDHAGQISFPGGRIEDTDASPIAAALREAQEETGLGPEWVEVLGTMPAYLTSTGFSITPAVGLVRPGFELVPDPFEVAEIFEVPLSFITDPANHRLHRVELPDGRVRKYYSMPWGRYFIWGATAAMLRNLYHMLCDPAARDTPPE; encoded by the coding sequence ATGCCTGACCAGCCCGCTTCGTCGCGTCCTCGCCGTCCCATCGTTCGACCCGCCTTTGACGCCGCTGTGCAGCCCTGGGTTGCGGCCAACGAAGGCTTGCTTCCCGTGCCGCCCCAGGCCCTGGCCGCGGAAGAATTGCGGCGGGTGCTGCAGCATCCGGCCGGCTGGCCGGCGCAACTGCCCCTGAACGGCGATGTGCGCTATCCGGGCCGCGAGGGGCCGCCCGTGCTGGCGGCGGTGCTGATCCCGCTGGTGATGCGGGAGGAAGGCGTAAGCGTCATGCTGACGCAGCGTACCGCCCATCTGCATGATCACGCGGGGCAGATCAGTTTCCCCGGGGGACGGATCGAGGACACGGATGCCAGCCCGATCGCCGCTGCCCTGCGCGAGGCGCAGGAAGAGACCGGCCTGGGGCCGGAATGGGTCGAGGTGCTGGGCACGATGCCCGCGTATCTGACGTCCACCGGGTTTTCCATCACCCCCGCGGTGGGACTGGTTCGGCCGGGCTTCGAGCTCGTGCCCGACCCCTTCGAAGTCGCGGAGATTTTCGAAGTGCCGCTGTCCTTCATCACGGATCCGGCCAATCATCGCCTGCATCGCGTCGAACTCCCGGACGGCCGTGTGCGAAAGTACTACTCGATGCCGTGGGGCAGGTATTTCATCTGGGGCGCCACGGCGGCGATGTTGCGCAACCTTTATCACATGCTGTGCGACCCCGCCGCGCGCGATACCCCGCCCGAATAA
- the paaX gene encoding phenylacetic acid degradation operon negative regulatory protein PaaX: MAPAASALERLTARLIAADPPRAKSLCVSLLGDAMEPHGGAIWLGDLIALLQPLGINERLLRTSVFRLVAEGWLHAERHGRRSLYRLSAQGARHTSHAAQRIYQASEPAWNGEWTLVVIPRTNNGLAERAELRRALEWEGYGMVAPGVFAHPRGQPDAAGGILESLGIADKAVVLAGRDLPGVGALPLAALASQCWNLGELADQYREFIHQFTPLEKTLNGQDRVAPPAAAAFAARMLLLHRWRRIVLHDPRLPADMLAPDWPGHPARALCRSLYWGLFDASEAHLQTIAGHGDGHFRPLAADALRRFGGR, from the coding sequence ATGGCCCCTGCCGCGTCCGCGCTGGAACGCCTTACCGCCCGCCTGATCGCGGCCGACCCGCCGCGCGCCAAATCGCTCTGCGTCAGCCTGCTGGGCGACGCGATGGAGCCGCACGGCGGGGCGATCTGGCTGGGCGACCTGATCGCCTTGCTGCAGCCGCTGGGCATCAATGAACGACTGTTGCGCACCAGCGTATTCCGCCTGGTCGCCGAAGGGTGGCTGCACGCCGAACGGCATGGCCGCCGCAGCCTGTACCGGCTGTCCGCCCAGGGCGCGCGCCACACGTCGCATGCCGCGCAGCGTATTTACCAGGCGTCCGAACCAGCCTGGAACGGCGAGTGGACGCTGGTCGTCATCCCGCGCACGAACAACGGGCTGGCCGAACGCGCCGAACTGCGGCGGGCGCTGGAATGGGAAGGCTATGGCATGGTCGCGCCCGGCGTGTTCGCCCACCCCCGCGGGCAACCGGATGCCGCCGGAGGCATCCTCGAATCGCTGGGCATAGCGGACAAGGCGGTGGTGCTGGCCGGGCGCGATCTGCCCGGCGTGGGTGCCCTGCCCCTGGCAGCGCTGGCGTCGCAATGCTGGAACCTGGGCGAACTGGCGGACCAGTACCGCGAATTCATCCACCAGTTCACGCCGCTGGAGAAAACGCTGAACGGCCAGGACCGGGTCGCGCCGCCGGCGGCGGCCGCTTTCGCCGCCCGTATGCTGCTGCTTCACCGGTGGCGGCGCATCGTGCTGCACGATCCGCGCTTGCCCGCGGACATGCTGGCGCCGGACTGGCCGGGACATCCGGCCCGGGCCCTGTGCCGCAGCCTGTATTGGGGCCTGTTCGATGCCTCGGAGGCCCATCTGCAAACCATCGCTGGGCACGGCGATGGCCACTTCCGGCCCCTGGCGGCCGACGCACTGCGCCGTTTCGGGGGACGCTAG
- the paaE gene encoding 1,2-phenylacetyl-CoA epoxidase subunit PaaE codes for MASSFHSLRVVDVARDTRDAVVLTFDLPPALAQDFAFRPGQYLTLRTRVGEQELRRSYSICSSPQDGALKVAIKRVDDGAFSSWANRELRAGTVLDVMPPDGEFTVDFAAGQARHYVAFAVGSGITPVYSLIKTALATEADSRFTLFYGNRASSSVLFREALEDLKNRYMTRFSLCHVMSRETQDVELFNGRLDGAKVESLLTRWLRVRDIDYVFLCGPQAMIEDVVPTLERLGFPRERIKFELFGAPRAARGPRQGGLVAGQSQCRVTVVQDGHRRSFTIDKNLDSVLDAALAQGIELPYSCKGGVCSTCRCKVVEGEVDMDANFALEDYEVARGFVLSCQSYPVSDTLVLDFDQEN; via the coding sequence ATGGCCAGTTCCTTCCATTCCTTGAGGGTCGTCGACGTGGCGCGCGATACGCGCGATGCGGTCGTGCTCACTTTCGACCTGCCGCCGGCGCTGGCGCAGGACTTCGCGTTCCGGCCCGGGCAATACCTGACCTTGCGTACCCGCGTGGGCGAGCAAGAGCTGCGGCGGTCCTATTCGATCTGCTCGTCGCCGCAGGATGGCGCGCTGAAGGTCGCGATCAAGCGGGTGGACGACGGGGCATTCTCCAGCTGGGCCAATCGCGAGCTGCGGGCCGGCACCGTGCTGGACGTGATGCCGCCGGACGGCGAATTCACCGTCGACTTCGCGGCCGGCCAGGCCCGCCACTACGTGGCGTTCGCGGTCGGCAGCGGCATCACGCCGGTGTATTCGCTGATCAAGACCGCGCTGGCCACCGAGGCCGACAGCCGCTTCACGCTGTTCTACGGCAATCGAGCCTCGTCTTCGGTGCTCTTCCGCGAGGCGCTGGAAGACTTGAAGAACCGCTACATGACGCGCTTTTCGCTATGTCACGTCATGAGCCGCGAAACGCAGGACGTCGAACTTTTCAACGGACGCCTGGATGGCGCGAAGGTGGAAAGCCTGCTGACGCGATGGCTGCGCGTGCGGGATATCGATTACGTTTTCCTGTGCGGGCCCCAGGCCATGATCGAGGACGTCGTTCCCACGCTGGAGCGCCTGGGTTTCCCGCGCGAGCGCATCAAGTTCGAACTGTTCGGCGCGCCGCGCGCGGCGCGCGGGCCGCGCCAGGGGGGCCTCGTCGCGGGCCAATCCCAGTGCCGCGTGACGGTGGTGCAGGACGGACACCGGCGCAGCTTCACCATCGACAAGAACCTCGACAGTGTGCTGGACGCCGCCCTGGCCCAGGGCATCGAGCTTCCCTATTCCTGCAAGGGCGGAGTCTGTTCCACCTGCCGCTGCAAGGTGGTCGAAGGTGAAGTGGATATGGATGCGAATTTCGCCCTGGAGGACTATGAAGTCGCCCGGGGTTTCGTCTTGAGTTGCCAGAGCTATCCGGTCAGCGACACGCTGGTACTGGATTTCGACCAGGAAAACTGA
- the paaB gene encoding 1,2-phenylacetyl-CoA epoxidase subunit PaaB → MDDTQWPLWEVFIRGQHGLAHKHVGSVHAPDAEMALMNARDVYTRRNEGMSIWVVRASDIVASDPSDKAALFDPARGKVYRHPTFFPMPDEVKHM, encoded by the coding sequence ATGGACGACACACAGTGGCCTCTTTGGGAGGTCTTCATCCGCGGGCAGCACGGCCTGGCCCACAAGCACGTCGGCAGCGTGCATGCACCCGACGCCGAAATGGCGCTGATGAATGCCCGCGATGTCTACACACGCCGCAACGAGGGCATGAGTATCTGGGTGGTGCGCGCCAGCGACATCGTGGCCAGCGATCCATCGGACAAAGCGGCGCTGTTCGATCCCGCCCGCGGCAAGGTCTACCGGCATCCGACCTTTTTCCCGATGCCCGACGAAGTCAAGCACATGTAG
- the paaD gene encoding 1,2-phenylacetyl-CoA epoxidase subunit PaaD gives MVAPVLPQAQAPASRIAPECIARWLDAVRDPEMPALSVTDLGIVRDIAWEGPDAAPVCVVTITPTYSGCPAMREITQDIEWVLRGHGIPAVSVRTRLAPAWTTDWLSERGRRALLAEGIAPPAQRAIDVSGIARRAAPAVACPHCGSMDTRMLSGFGATSCRALYRCNGCREPFDYFKSH, from the coding sequence ATGGTAGCGCCCGTCCTGCCGCAGGCCCAGGCACCGGCGTCGCGGATCGCGCCGGAATGCATCGCGCGTTGGCTGGATGCCGTGCGGGATCCGGAAATGCCCGCGCTGTCGGTCACCGACCTGGGCATCGTGCGCGACATCGCCTGGGAAGGGCCGGATGCCGCTCCCGTCTGCGTGGTCACCATCACGCCCACGTATTCCGGTTGTCCCGCCATGCGTGAAATCACTCAGGATATCGAATGGGTGTTGCGCGGCCACGGTATCCCGGCGGTATCGGTGCGCACGCGGCTGGCGCCCGCCTGGACGACCGACTGGCTCTCGGAGCGGGGCCGGCGGGCCTTGCTGGCCGAAGGCATCGCGCCGCCGGCGCAACGCGCCATCGACGTCTCCGGCATTGCCCGGCGCGCGGCGCCCGCGGTGGCCTGCCCGCATTGCGGCTCCATGGACACGCGCATGCTCAGCGGCTTCGGCGCCACGTCCTGCCGTGCCCTGTATCGCTGCAACGGCTGCCGCGAGCCGTTCGATTATTTCAAATCCCATTGA